A stretch of the Xiphias gladius isolate SHS-SW01 ecotype Sanya breed wild chromosome 19, ASM1685928v1, whole genome shotgun sequence genome encodes the following:
- the snrnp27 gene encoding U4/U6.U5 small nuclear ribonucleoprotein 27 kDa protein — protein MKMGRSRSRTPQRRERRRSRSTSRERERRRRERDRSRSRDRDRDRRRSRSRSPHRRRSRSPARRHRSSSLSPVRGKDRREDERKEAKEKPAKPIQISAEDMQGKTEEEIEMMKLMGFASFDTTKGKKTDGSVNAHAVNVTMKRKYRQYMNRKGGFNRPLDFIA, from the exons ATGAAAATGGGTAGGAGCAGGAGTCGAACTCCCCAAAGACGAG AGAGAAGACGTTCCCGCTCAACCTCACGGGAGCGTGAACGAAGGCGTAGGGAGAGAGATCGCTCTCGTTCTCGAGATCGGGACCGAGACAGGCGCAGAAGTCGCTCGCGATCTCCTCACAGGAGGCGTTCCAG GTCTCCTGCCAGACGTCATcgctcctcctccctctctcctgtgaGAGGAAAAGACCGACGTGAAGATGAACGCAAAGAGGCTAAGGAAAAGCCAGCAAAGCCCATTCAGATTTCAG CGGAGGACATGCAGGgcaaaacagaagaggaaataGAGATGATGAAACTGATGGGATTTGCCTCCTTTGATACCACTAAG GGGAAGAAAACAGATGGATCAGTAAATGCACATGCTGTCAATGTGACcatgaagagaaaatacag gCAGTACATGAACAGAAAAGGTGGATTCAACAGACCACTGGACTTCATCGCTTGA